The Xiphophorus couchianus chromosome 14, X_couchianus-1.0, whole genome shotgun sequence genome includes a region encoding these proteins:
- the LOC114156864 gene encoding uncharacterized protein LOC114156864 isoform X25, whose translation MKMISRILLLLILSSCLCAATFVVNVTQSSYQAEENHSITLEWTFTTRPDSSLSSMFILCEFLAPPRGLVLYQVHEGVEFPESQDEHFSGRVQIDKDVLREGRIRLNVSRLRTEDSGLYLCDVKTEDGFNSGRCRLNVTAAADVSPTQRTTLDPEPEGRGRIGLHVSLLLTAAAAAALMVKLFLTLRSKG comes from the exons ATGAAGATGATCTCCAGGATCCTGctgctcctcatcctcagcTCATGTCTCTGTG cAGCAACATTTGTAGTGAATGTGACACAGAGCAGCTATCAGGCAGAGGAGAACCACAGCATCACTCTGGAGTGGACCTTCACCACCAGACCCGActcctctctgtcctccatGTTTATCCTCTGTGAATTTCTAGCTCCCCCTAGAGGATTGGTTCTGTATCAGGTCCATGAAGGTGTTGAGTTTCCAGAGTCTCAGGATGAACATTTTTCAGGACGAGTCCAGATTGACAAAGACGTCCTCAGAGAAGGACGAATCAGACTAAATGTGTCCAGACTGAGGACTGAAGACTCTGGTCTGTATCTGTGTGACGTGAAAACTGAAGATGGATTCAACTCTGGAAGATGTCGACTCAACGTTACTG CAGCTGCTGATGTCTCTCCAACCCAGAGAACGACCttggatccagaaccagaaggtCGAGGAAGGATCGGCCTCCATGTTTCTCTGTtactgacagcagcagcagcagcagctctgatggTCAAACTTTTTCTGACTCTCCGTTCAAAGGGTTGA
- the LOC114156864 gene encoding uncharacterized protein LOC114156864 isoform X28 — translation MKMISRILLLLILSSCLCAATFVVNVTQSSYQAEENHSITLEWTFTTRPDSSLSSMFILCEFLAPPRGLVLYQVHEGVEFPESQDEHFSGRVQIDKDVLREGRIRLNVSRLRTEDSGLYLCDVKTEDGFNSGRCRLNVTV, via the exons ATGAAGATGATCTCCAGGATCCTGctgctcctcatcctcagcTCATGTCTCTGTG cAGCAACATTTGTAGTGAATGTGACACAGAGCAGCTATCAGGCAGAGGAGAACCACAGCATCACTCTGGAGTGGACCTTCACCACCAGACCCGActcctctctgtcctccatGTTTATCCTCTGTGAATTTCTAGCTCCCCCTAGAGGATTGGTTCTGTATCAGGTCCATGAAGGTGTTGAGTTTCCAGAGTCTCAGGATGAACATTTTTCAGGACGAGTCCAGATTGACAAAGACGTCCTCAGAGAAGGACGAATCAGACTAAATGTGTCCAGACTGAGGACTGAAGACTCTGGTCTGTATCTGTGTGACGTGAAAACTGAAGATGGATTCAACTCTGGAAGATGTCGACTCAACGTTACTG TTTGA
- the LOC114156864 gene encoding uncharacterized protein LOC114156864 isoform X26 codes for MKMISRILLLLILSSCLCAATFVVNVTQSSYQAEENHSITLEWTFTTRPDSSLSSMFILCEFLAPPRGLVLYQVHEGVEFPESQDEHFSGRVQIDKDVLREGRIRLNVSRLRTEDSGLYLCDVKTEDGFNSGRCRLNVTAADVSPTQRTTLDPEPEGRGRIGLHVSLLLTAAAAAALMVKLFLTLRSKG; via the exons ATGAAGATGATCTCCAGGATCCTGctgctcctcatcctcagcTCATGTCTCTGTG cAGCAACATTTGTAGTGAATGTGACACAGAGCAGCTATCAGGCAGAGGAGAACCACAGCATCACTCTGGAGTGGACCTTCACCACCAGACCCGActcctctctgtcctccatGTTTATCCTCTGTGAATTTCTAGCTCCCCCTAGAGGATTGGTTCTGTATCAGGTCCATGAAGGTGTTGAGTTTCCAGAGTCTCAGGATGAACATTTTTCAGGACGAGTCCAGATTGACAAAGACGTCCTCAGAGAAGGACGAATCAGACTAAATGTGTCCAGACTGAGGACTGAAGACTCTGGTCTGTATCTGTGTGACGTGAAAACTGAAGATGGATTCAACTCTGGAAGATGTCGACTCAACGTTACTG CTGCTGATGTCTCTCCAACCCAGAGAACGACCttggatccagaaccagaaggtCGAGGAAGGATCGGCCTCCATGTTTCTCTGTtactgacagcagcagcagcagcagctctgatggTCAAACTTTTTCTGACTCTCCGTTCAAAGGGTTGA